A segment of the Cohnella algarum genome:
GCGGCGCATAAAACCGAACAAACTGCTCCAATTTGCTCTCATCCAATTGATCCGTTTTGAAGTCAACGATCACCCAGCCATCTTCCTCTTCGAAAGCGAAATCTATTACACCCTTCACCAAGATATGGCCACCGTTATCAGTCTGATATTTCAATGCCGCGGCAGCTGTTTCCGACATCGTTTGCTCGGTTGCGGGATAAGACATTGTCTCCCCATTGCTCTGAACCATCATAATCGGGATTTCAAACAATCGCTGCTTCGCTTGAATACTGCGCTGCCAGAGTTCGCTTTCGAGTACTTCCCGGAGTGTTGACAGAGCATCCCCCGCGTCCTTCTCTGATACTCCTTCGGTCTGGCAGAGGTATTGAACGTATACAGGCAATTCGCTCATCGGAAGACCTTTTCCAACTGCTTCAAGTCCCTTGTGGATCACACTGCCGAAGGATTGGCCTCTTCCCGTGGCTGACCATTCCGGTGTGTCGCTCATGCTCTTCGTCAGCCCGGTAACGGTTGATTCGGCATAAGTCGGTTGGCGCAGTTGATGGAACACCTGCTCTCTCTGGGCCAAGTAAGCACCTAGATCAATGGATGAGGCTTCGGACCCGGATAAACCAGATGAAGTTGTCCCAATTACAATATCTCCGTCAAGTTCCCGATCATACTCATCTGTTTGAACATCCGATTCCGGAACATCCAACTCCCGGATTAGCTCCATCCCATCCATGAGTGAACTCCACGGGCACTTGGCAGGTTGTTCGGGGTAGAGACTGACGACTAGCATTTGCTTGGCCCGCGTCGCCGCGACGTAAAGAAGCCGATCCCGCTCCGCGAGCATGAATGCACGCTCCCGCACGCTCATCGCTTCCCAGCCGACCGGCTGAGCAATCGTATCTTTCTGAAACCCTTTCGATTGCTGGATCAGGAAATAGCCCGCGGCCTCAGCCTCCGAACGATCAACAAACTGGTCGGCGTCATGATCCTTCTCCCCGCAAGGACAAGCGAGAAACACGATAGGCGCTTCAAGCCCTTTTGCCTTATGCACGTTCATGATCCGTACCGCTTGCCCTTTGCCTGTGTAGAGACTGGCGGTTTCCATCCCTTGGCTCTCCCGAATGGCCGAAATCGCATGCGCCAGTTCATGCCAATCCGATGCGAGCATGGCGTCACGCTGCAATCGCTCCAACATCTTAAGCAGTGTTCCAGACCGATTTGCTCCTGCTTCTTGCACCGTGGAATAAGGCAAAAGACCGGTATCCTCCAGAATGCAATACAAGGCTGACCATGCAGGCATTTCTTTCACCCAATCGGCATATTCCCGCAATTTACGGCATGCAGCGACAACTTGACTACCCTGTTCAGCTGACTCCTCAGGCAGCCGATAGATAGACCATGCATTCCCTTGAGCACGATACTCCATCAGCTCCTTGTCGCTAATACCGAATAGAGGTCCGCGCAATACGCTCAGCATCGCCACTTGATCGGACGGATCGGCCAGGTAGAGGGCCAATTGTCCCAGCGTATGAAGTTCGGGGTATAGAGCGGAGCTTCCTACCGTTTCCGCAGCAACGCCCCGCTTCTCCAATTCTTCTGCGTAGAGATGCAAATAATGCCTTGTCCTTGTCAATATAAGAAAATCATTGGGCCGTGCCTCTCTGAACACCCAGGATGCGCCATCCCGCTCCTGAATAAGCAAATTTCCGTCGCGGCAAGCCCACGCGATGGTTGCGGCAATACGCTGTGCGTCAACCGCCGCTACTTCCTCCTTGCCTCCGGAAATTTTCGGGTAAGTGAGTGCATAAACCCCGTGATCCGCGCGCTTATTCCCCTTTGGATTCGGTATATTCGTTTCCATCCGGACATACGCCGCTTGAACATCGGTTTCCCGGACGGGAAGCTTGCCGACAAATTGCCCGTTCACAAAAGCGCCGATCGCATCGACGGACCGGAAATTGCTGGTCAAGTGAAGCACATCTCCACATGCTTGAATCCGCGATTTCACCTCGTTATAGATGGAAATATCCGCGCGGCGGAAACGATAGATGGACTGTTTCGGGTCTCCCACGACGAACAAGGAGCCGGGCTTTGGCGTAAGCTTCCGCCAATTCCGTTCATTCGGATCATCGCCGGCTCCCGTTAAGAGAAACATCATTTCCGCTTGGACCGGGTCGGTGTCCTGAAATTCGTCGACCATAAGCCGTTGGTAGCGCCCGGCGAAAAACGCGCGAACTTCCGGGTAATCACGCAGAAGACGGCAGGCATACATCAGCAGATCCTGAAAGTTCAGCTTCCCTGCCTGCAATCGCCGTTCTCTGCAATACTCCAATGCAGGCAAGACAAATTGAATGACTTTCGGATACAGATATTCCCGCCACGATTGAAGAAAGGGGAACAGGACCGTAATCTGCCAATCGTGAAATCGTTCGGATATGGCTTTGGCTTGCTTCTTATCCGTCCATTTGTACTGCTTCACATCCAGTTTGAAGTCAAACATCTTCGCAAGCGTTAGCATCAACATATCGTCCTGCTCATCCGACAACCGCAGCATACGATTAGCAGTACGCAGTTTTGCCTGAAGATTATCCCACCCTTTTTCCGGTTCAGCTGTCGGTAGAAACCTGTTGGCTTCTTCAATCATGGGAAGCAAGGAGAGTCGGATGAGGTTGAAATCAGGACGATGAACCGGTTCGCAAGGGATTTGGAGATCCGTAAAAATAGATACCCGATCATAGACATTCTTCAGGATGCTGACGTCGATTCCCACCTCGGTAAAGGAGCCATTCCTGTAATGAATTAAAATGCGGTTTGCAAAACAAAAAGCGCCTCCTGTATGCTGGGTCTCGGAATGGTGCACATTCACTGCCCTAATTAAGAGGAGGACGCTCACTATGAAGTTTAACCAATCGAGCAAGCAAAATCAACGGATTTCGAGAATTTCTGAAACAACATTGGTCATCGGGACGGATATCGCGAAGCACAACCATGTCGCTCGGGCCTTCACCTACCGTGGCATTGAGCTCGGTAAGCGTTGCCTGTTCCAGAACGACGAGAATGGCCTACTGGACTTGTTGGCCTGGGCCGAATCCATCCAGCAAGAACATGGACTGACGGACGTACTACTTGGCGTAGAGCCCACCGGGCACTACTGGTTCCCGCTGTTTCACTTCCTGAAGCAGCGCAGCATCGAAGTGGTGCTCGTGAATCCGCATCACGTCAAGAAAAGCAAGGAACTCGACGACAACTCGCCGACCAAGAACGACATCAAAGATGCGAAGGTCGTCGCCAAACTCGTCATCGACGGACGCTATACACAGCCGCAGCTGCCGGAGGGTGTTTACGCCGACCTGCGTGTACTGATGAACCAGCGTGACCGTCTATGCGGGGATTTGAATCGGGTGAAAGGAAGAATCCACAATTGGCTGGATCGCTTCTTTCCCGAATATAGGCAAGTGTTTAAAGACTGGGAAGGCAAGGCCTCGCTCATTACGTTGCAACACTTTCCGCTGCCACAAGACGTCGTCTCCGCCGGCGAAACGACAGTCGTGGCGACTTGGAAGAAGAACGATGTGAAACGAGCTGTGGGCCCCAAGAGAGCGGGACTGCTCTACCGGAAAGCCCAAACGTCCATCGGCCTCACGGAAGGCGCTACGGCGGCCAAACATGAGCTAGCCATGTATTTGGAACAGTACGCCATGCTGTGCAGGCAGATCGAACAACTGATGGAGCATGTGGCGGATCTGGTGGAACAGATTCCGGGCGCCACCCACATGATGAGCATTCCGTGTATCGGCCTCATCACTGTGGCAGGATTCCTGGCGGAAGTCGGAGACTTGAGCGGCTACGATCACAGCAGGCAAATCGTTCGTCACGCCGGTCTCAGCCTGCGAGAAAACAGCTCCGGGCTTCACAAAGGGGAAACGACCATCAGCAAGCGAGGTCGTTGTCGTCTCCGGGCTTTGCTGTACCGGGCGGCATTGACCTTGGTTGCCAAAAATCCGGAGTTCCGCGCACTGCACCTGTACTTCACGACGCGCCGGGATAATCCGCTGAAAAAAAAGCAGTCGATGATTGCGATTTCGAGCAAGCTCATTCGAGTCATGTTTGAGCTAGGCCGTAAACAGAAGAACTATGACGTCAGCAAAGTACTCGGCCCCCATCGGGAGGCTCAATTGCAAGCGGCAGCTTAATTCATTCACAGATGGATAACTCACTTTGGTTTCATCGCTTACACACATGTTGATCTTTGACAAACGAAGCACGGATAGGCTGGGAGTAATCGATTCCATTAGGGCAACGACCCCGTAAAGGAGCTAACCTGGCCTCCACCCCTTGAGAGGTAGAACGAAGGAATGTAAGGGCAACGACCCAGGGAGATATGGGAGGGTAAACCGCAAGGGCACATGTGGAGATCCATATGCGACCATACGGCTTTCAAAAAGCGGGGTGGTCCCCACCTCTATTCCCGCCAACAGGTCGATCCCAAATATTCGCTCCGCGTCAAATCTTATCCAAGGGAGCCTCGGATGTCAAAGTTGAAATCCTGAGAAAATGCGAGAAAAACGGAGAAAAGATTAATTTATTGAGGGAGGCAAGTGCTTCACTATCTTCCTCCTGCAGCTGAATCAGATATTCATCCCAGCATTGATCGTGGAACGCACGATTCATTTCATCATCCATTTCTTCGAAAGAAGGGTCCAATCCGGCCTCAATCGGTCGCTCGCGAAGCATGGAGGAACAGAACGCATGGATCGTTCCAATAAAGATTTGGTCTAGATTGGCCAAAGCTTCTTCCATTCGTTCTCTAGTTTCGCCTTCAATATCAGCCGTTTTCCGCTCTAAAGCAATGCGGAAACGCTCCTTCATCTCATCCGCCGCTTTATTCGTAAAGGTGATCGCCGCAATATGCTCCATCTTCGCCGTTCCGGACTCGATGAGTGCCAGCAATCTGCCGACCAAGCTGGTTGTCTTTCCCGAGCCTGCACCGGCTTCTACCAGAAAGGTCGTGTTCAGCTCCTCCAATATCCTCTTTCTAGCTTGTTGATCGGATGGTTCATTCAATGTTCTCCACCTCCAGCAGCGTGTGCAGTAGTTCCGAATTTGCTTCATCCTTTCGCTTATGGGCCATCATCTCTGCGTGCTCTCCGCATACAGCCGCATAGTCGCAATATCGGCAGACCGCAGGATTTGAAGCGGGAATAAACAATCCCTGTTCCATCGACAAAAGGATTCCCCGGATCACCGCGGTGACTCGATTCCGTTCGGTTTGCGGGCGTGCAATCACTTGCCCGTGCCCCCGTTCGCTTGGAAAGACGTAAGACGCTTCAAGCACTTTTGCATCAGAATCCACACCCGTTTGCCGCATCCATAGCTCCGTCCCCATTGCGTAAAGCGCGTGTTGCAGCTGCGTACCGCCTGCGAACATGCCATTTTCCTTGTAAGGCCGAGGACTGCCGGTCTTATAGTCGATAATCCGATATTGATGCGGCGCAACTTGATCGATCCGGTCGACGATCCCGCGCAGCGTAATCGCCATGTCCTCGCCAAGCTCAAGGTGCAACGGCTGGCCGTCCACGATGAGCTCTTGTTCGAAAAACCGGGGAGCCGTCTTAGCCTGCAATTCCATGCGATAGAACACGTCCACATCCCGGAGCATCGCTTGCCGTTCCCTCTCAAACACATGAGGGCTCGGTGCCGGAATCCGCTCGGCATACAAGAGAATCGTCTCCTCCGCAATACGAAGCAAACGGGCATGATCGTGTGTAATAGGCATGACTTTACTTGCGTTGACTTCCGTCATATAACGACGATAAACCTCGTGCAGCAGCGAGCCTCTTTCATTCGGCTTCAGCCAGGAGGTACGGTCAAAAGTCACCTGATCTTTCACGCGAATCCTGAGCACATATTGGAAAAAGTACCGCATCGGACATTCCGCGTACTTCTCCAATTGACTTGCGCTAAGCGTCCGTTCGTCCCGGTCTTTCCAATAATCAGTCCATTCATCCCCCGCTATATATCCGTCATGCTCCGTCACTTGCGAGCTGCCACGCGCCTCGAGTGCAAGTCTGCCTTGACGAAGCGACGGATAGACCGATTCGATGAAGGATTGCCGGTCCCTCATAAGGTTTACATTCGCATGGATTTGTCGGAAGACATAATGAGAGCCGTCCAATGGCAGTCCATTTAGCTCAGTAGAGGATGGCTGCTCTACATCCAAATACCCGACAGGTTCGCCTAAGCTTCGGTGCAACATCTCATAGTCCGCATTCGTTTTTCCGGATACTTTTCGGAATACCTGTAGAAGTTGAAAAGCCGGGCTTGCTGTCGCTCCTTCTGCCAAGTCATACGACGAGAAGCTAAATGTGATATTGCCACTTATCATCCCAAGCCGACCATCACGAAGGCGTTGCCGATCTCTTTGTCTCTGCACGGCTGTTTGAAGCCCGGCATCGATCCGTCTGCACTCTTCATCGAGAAGCATGGGATTTTGCCTGATATTCCCGGACCACGACTGTTCATCCATCCCGAGAAGAAACGTATGTTTTCTCCCGCTGATCCCCCGTTCGCCAAACTCGATATGTACAGGAATCCGGGCTTGGGTAACCGTTGCACCCCGACTCGAAGTTCCTGCAGCATGTCTCGGGCATACAAGAACATTTGCTGAAACGGCATCGAGTCCGGAACAGGACATTCCTGCAGTTCTTTAGCGATACCTTTCATTTCTTGCAGGACGATCGCATCCTCTTCCGTTCCGCATACACCAAATCTATCCAAGATGTTAACGAGCCATCCCCAGATTCCCTTAGGAGATGAGAGCGCCGCTTCGTCTGGAAACAATTCTCCCAGGAGGTTTGTCAGATGCTTCTTGATGTCGTCATCCCGCTGTTGTTGTTCCGTCCGCTCCCGTTCTTCGGGTCTTTCATCTGCATCCCCTTGGAACCGAACATGCCCCGACCCCAGCAACTTGATATACCGTTCTTTCCCCCAGCCGATTCCGCTTTTCTCCAGGGCTCGAATACAATCCGCATTCGTTATTCCTTGGTCACGATCGGAGAACGTGATCAATTGCTGTTGCAGCATCAATACGAGCTGCCGCACCTGATAACCGGACTCCAACCAGTTCAGCAGAAAATGTGCGGCTCTTCCCATTCCGGATGTAATCACAGGCAGCCCGTCTGCATAGGAACAGGGAATACCGAAAGAAGCACACATGGTCGAAATAACCAACGCATATTCTTCATCCGGTACGATCATCTCCACTTCATCCAATGGCATCCGGCCCTGAATAATGCGTCTCAATGCTTCGCGAACCTCCGCCAGCCTTCCGGTCGCATGATAGAACTGAACCTTTCCGAACGGCATTGTGGATTGGACGTCAGTGAAGGAAGAAACCGCTATAATCCTCGTCATCCGTCCGTTTGACAACCGCTCCAGCATTCGAGCGGAAACCGGTGAAAGCGGCATAGGGTCTGGCAGAATAAGCTCCACGTTTTCCGGCAATTGGGTTGGTATATGCGACAAAAGGCCGGAGAAATCGATCCAGCTCCGCTGATTCAGAAAGCGCTCATACGCTGACAACACCTTTCTGACATAGCTGCCTTTTTGCTGGCTCATAAAGTGGTCGTCTCGAAGCTCCCCCGCACTCACTCCGGCACGGCGCAGATCCATAATGGCTTGGTGAACATGCATGGCAATACCAGGCTTTACTTGATCCACCGCGATGTAGGAATCCGGCTTGGAAGCCATTTGTTCCATGACATGATGGATAATCCAAAAGGACCGCTGTTCCCCGATTAAAGTCAGCCCTTGTTGATACAGGGAGAACTGAACCTGACTTCTTACAAAGGATTGAACCGTTTGGACCTCCACATTCATAACCGGCCCTAATTCCCGGCATATTCGCATCAACCAGGACTGTCCTTCGATGTAGGAAGGAGCAATAACAATTTTGCGGCGAAATGGCTCTCTACGGATTGCATCATATAAACGTTCTAGAAACGTGCCTACTATTTTCAAAAGGGATACCTTCCTTTCGTCTATCTTTCAACAACAGCAACTTACTGCCCATACAACTGTCCCCAACGCTGTAGCTGTTCCTTAAACTTTTCCCGGACAGATGCAGGCTCTAAAATCTCCGCTGAAGGTCCGTACTGAACCACCCAATTCATAAACTCCCGCTCGTGGTTGACGGTGACCTCGAATAATAAGCTGCCGTCCGGCAGATCGGTCATCTTCGGTCTCACGAACAATTCTTCTTCCTTCACATAGCGGGCGACATCCGGATGGAATTTAATCTTAAAAGTGATTAAAGAATCCCCGCGTTCAATCGACCAGGTATGCTTCATATACTGAGCAATGTTAAAATCACCCTTGTCGAATCGATTACTTGTCAACTCTACATGGCGGAAACGGCTTATACGAAACGTGCGAATGTCCTGCTTGGAATGACAATAGCCGATCAAGTAAAACCGTTGATCCCGCGGGACCAAATAGTACGGATCAATTTGGCGCTCCGTCAATTCATTCCGGCTCTGGGTATGGTAAACAGCCCTGATCGTCTTACTGGCGATAATCGCTTCCATGATGGGCAGCAAGAAGTTGGCACTGTTCTCCCGATAAGCCGGGGTGCCCATTTGGATCATGTCTGCGACATTTTCCAGTGTATCGTACCGCTTCCGGGTTTCTTTCACATGGGTAGCCATCACCTTGTCGTAGGCGGATTCAAAGCCTGGAGGCAATTTGCTGGTGTCCAACACGGAGGGCAGGACAGAGAACACCAACGCTTCCTGCTCCGTGAAATTCAGCGGGTACATGGCGAAATTACCGACAAAACGGTACCCTTTTCCGTAACCCTCGTTTGTAATCGGTGCGATCAAGTCCAAAATCCGCATGTCCCTATAAATCGTACGATCCGTTGTCTCGCATTTGTCCGCCAGCTCCTTGGCCGAAATCCCCGGATTGGATTGAATGGCGAGAAGTATTTTAAAGAGCCGAATCACTTTATCCGTCATGCTATATCTCCTATCGTGGCATATAGAATGTAAATCCTTATCATCATTGGGATTCTACGCTTTACCTGGTTCTTCCTGCCTATAAGGAGAAAACGAAACGTTCTCTGTCGTTTTGATGATGTACACTTCCTCTAGACCCGGCGTAAGTTCAACAATTGCCGTATCCTTAACGACAAATCGCACCATGCCGCAAACATGATGCTCAAACATATCATAAATCCGGCCGGCGCTGCGGCATCCTTTCGGTACGGTATGCGGACTGTTGGCGACATAACCGATTTTGCCCAATGGGATCATATCCACCTTTATCGCTTCATGGTCATGCGGATTATCCGGGTCTTTGATCAAGTGAACGACCTGACCCGGCTTTAGAAATGCTGCTCCGTAGTAATGCTGCGTGCCTGTGACGGCGATATAGATCGGTTGATCCACTGTACTCACTCCCGCATGTCTTTCCTTCATTATGACGGATCGCAACGACCATAGATTGTCAGCGAATATATGTTCTGCGCACAAAAAAAGCACTGCGGCATCTCAACTTGAGATCGCAGTGCTGCATTCATTTTAGAAAATGGGCAAACTGATCCGGCGCATTCCGAATGTCTTGTGCCAACTTCTCGTATTCCGCGGATAATTTGACCGAACGAACTCTTTTGGCGTCTTGATCGCGCGGCTCAATGAATCCTTCTTCTCTCCAATGACTTACCTTTTCCCTTATTGAACGGTCCGACAAACGCAGCAGGTCCCTCATTTCGCTTGTCGTTAGGGTATCTTGTTTAAAGGTTAATTGAGCAAACACCATTCTTTGCTGGGGATCTAACTTGCGAATTAGATCCGGTTCGATTTTCGTCATTTGAGCAGATTTCTCCGTTACGATGGCAGCGGCTTCTTGAAAAACCTCCGCCAAACCATCGATAAAGAATTCCAGCCAAGGCGTCAAATCAGCTTCATTCCGCCCAAAATAATAATTGTGATGGAGACCCAACTGGAGTCGGCGATAATATTCAGCCAAGTTGCGGTCATAGAAATTCTCGAGTACAAATAACCCCTTTAAGCCATA
Coding sequences within it:
- a CDS encoding RecB family exonuclease, yielding MISGNITFSFSSYDLAEGATASPAFQLLQVFRKVSGKTNADYEMLHRSLGEPVGYLDVEQPSSTELNGLPLDGSHYVFRQIHANVNLMRDRQSFIESVYPSLRQGRLALEARGSSQVTEHDGYIAGDEWTDYWKDRDERTLSASQLEKYAECPMRYFFQYVLRIRVKDQVTFDRTSWLKPNERGSLLHEVYRRYMTEVNASKVMPITHDHARLLRIAEETILLYAERIPAPSPHVFERERQAMLRDVDVFYRMELQAKTAPRFFEQELIVDGQPLHLELGEDMAITLRGIVDRIDQVAPHQYRIIDYKTGSPRPYKENGMFAGGTQLQHALYAMGTELWMRQTGVDSDAKVLEASYVFPSERGHGQVIARPQTERNRVTAVIRGILLSMEQGLFIPASNPAVCRYCDYAAVCGEHAEMMAHKRKDEANSELLHTLLEVENIE
- a CDS encoding HIRAN domain-containing protein, with translation MDQPIYIAVTGTQHYYGAAFLKPGQVVHLIKDPDNPHDHEAIKVDMIPLGKIGYVANSPHTVPKGCRSAGRIYDMFEHHVCGMVRFVVKDTAIVELTPGLEEVYIIKTTENVSFSPYRQEEPGKA
- a CDS encoding IS110 family transposase, translated to MKFNQSSKQNQRISRISETTLVIGTDIAKHNHVARAFTYRGIELGKRCLFQNDENGLLDLLAWAESIQQEHGLTDVLLGVEPTGHYWFPLFHFLKQRSIEVVLVNPHHVKKSKELDDNSPTKNDIKDAKVVAKLVIDGRYTQPQLPEGVYADLRVLMNQRDRLCGDLNRVKGRIHNWLDRFFPEYRQVFKDWEGKASLITLQHFPLPQDVVSAGETTVVATWKKNDVKRAVGPKRAGLLYRKAQTSIGLTEGATAAKHELAMYLEQYAMLCRQIEQLMEHVADLVEQIPGATHMMSIPCIGLITVAGFLAEVGDLSGYDHSRQIVRHAGLSLRENSSGLHKGETTISKRGRCRLRALLYRAALTLVAKNPEFRALHLYFTTRRDNPLKKKQSMIAISSKLIRVMFELGRKQKNYDVSKVLGPHREAQLQAAA
- a CDS encoding helix-turn-helix transcriptional regulator, whose translation is MTDKVIRLFKILLAIQSNPGISAKELADKCETTDRTIYRDMRILDLIAPITNEGYGKGYRFVGNFAMYPLNFTEQEALVFSVLPSVLDTSKLPPGFESAYDKVMATHVKETRKRYDTLENVADMIQMGTPAYRENSANFLLPIMEAIIASKTIRAVYHTQSRNELTERQIDPYYLVPRDQRFYLIGYCHSKQDIRTFRISRFRHVELTSNRFDKGDFNIAQYMKHTWSIERGDSLITFKIKFHPDVARYVKEEELFVRPKMTDLPDGSLLFEVTVNHEREFMNWVVQYGPSAEILEPASVREKFKEQLQRWGQLYGQ
- a CDS encoding UvrD-helicase domain-containing protein, which gives rise to MHHSETQHTGGAFCFANRILIHYRNGSFTEVGIDVSILKNVYDRVSIFTDLQIPCEPVHRPDFNLIRLSLLPMIEEANRFLPTAEPEKGWDNLQAKLRTANRMLRLSDEQDDMLMLTLAKMFDFKLDVKQYKWTDKKQAKAISERFHDWQITVLFPFLQSWREYLYPKVIQFVLPALEYCRERRLQAGKLNFQDLLMYACRLLRDYPEVRAFFAGRYQRLMVDEFQDTDPVQAEMMFLLTGAGDDPNERNWRKLTPKPGSLFVVGDPKQSIYRFRRADISIYNEVKSRIQACGDVLHLTSNFRSVDAIGAFVNGQFVGKLPVRETDVQAAYVRMETNIPNPKGNKRADHGVYALTYPKISGGKEEVAAVDAQRIAATIAWACRDGNLLIQERDGASWVFREARPNDFLILTRTRHYLHLYAEELEKRGVAAETVGSSALYPELHTLGQLALYLADPSDQVAMLSVLRGPLFGISDKELMEYRAQGNAWSIYRLPEESAEQGSQVVAACRKLREYADWVKEMPAWSALYCILEDTGLLPYSTVQEAGANRSGTLLKMLERLQRDAMLASDWHELAHAISAIRESQGMETASLYTGKGQAVRIMNVHKAKGLEAPIVFLACPCGEKDHDADQFVDRSEAEAAGYFLIQQSKGFQKDTIAQPVGWEAMSVRERAFMLAERDRLLYVAATRAKQMLVVSLYPEQPAKCPWSSLMDGMELIRELDVPESDVQTDEYDRELDGDIVIGTTSSGLSGSEASSIDLGAYLAQREQVFHQLRQPTYAESTVTGLTKSMSDTPEWSATGRGQSFGSVIHKGLEAVGKGLPMSELPVYVQYLCQTEGVSEKDAGDALSTLREVLESELWQRSIQAKQRLFEIPIMMVQSNGETMSYPATEQTMSETAAAALKYQTDNGGHILVKGVIDFAFEEEDGWVIVDFKTDQLDESKLEQFVRFYAPQVQAYAKAWSETFGYRMKEAGLYFSSLQKYVILGRPVV
- a CDS encoding UvrD-helicase domain-containing protein; this encodes MNEPSDQQARKRILEELNTTFLVEAGAGSGKTTSLVGRLLALIESGTAKMEHIAAITFTNKAADEMKERFRIALERKTADIEGETRERMEEALANLDQIFIGTIHAFCSSMLRERPIEAGLDPSFEEMDDEMNRAFHDQCWDEYLIQLQEEDSEALASLNKLIFSPFFSHFLRISTLTSEAPLDKI